Proteins from a genomic interval of Hoplias malabaricus isolate fHopMal1 chromosome 13, fHopMal1.hap1, whole genome shotgun sequence:
- the LOC136665387 gene encoding myosin heavy chain, embryonic smooth muscle isoform-like, producing CIFFAVNVRSLSSEEKRRLEARISHLEEELEEEQSNIESLNERLRRSVQQVDQQSGELQAERSAAQRSETLRQQLEKQNKELKTKLQEADGQAKSKLKTSITTLEAKVHQLEEQLEHESKERQAAAKILRQKDKKLKDLTIQMEDEHKQAEQYKDQAEKANTRVKQLKRAVEESEEESQRASAARRKLQRELEEASEANDALIREVSSLKSKLRRGNDTTSFSPSPRRAVGGARRSLKVNAAIPEEGGASEPVEPQTEPINGEQDDLQ from the exons TGTATTTTTTTTGCTGTCAACGTCAGGTCGTTGTCGTCAGAGGAGAAGCGACGCCTGGAGGCAAGGATCTCTCACctggaggaggagctggaggaggagcagAGCAACATTGAGTCACTCAACGAGAGGCTGAGGAGGAGTGTGCAGCAG GTGGACCAGCAGAGTGGAGAGCTGCAGGCTGAACGAAGTGCTGCTCAGCGCAGCGAGACACTCCGACAGCAGCTGGAGAAACAGAACAAGGAGCTGAAAACCAAGCTGCAGGAGGCAGATGGACAGGCCAAGTCCAAACTAAAGACCTCCATCACCACCCTGGAGGCCAAAGTACACCAGCTGGAGGAGCAGCTGGAGCACGAGAGCAA ggagagACAAGCGGCTGCCAAAATCCTGCGCCAGAAAGACAAGAAGCTGAAGGATCTGACCATCCAGATGGAGGACGAGCACAAGCAGGCAGAGCAATACAAAGACCAG GCGGAGAAGGCCAACACTCGAGTGAAGCAGTTGAAGCGAGCTGTGGAGGAGAGTGAGGAAGAGTCTCAGCGAGCCTCGGCTGCCCGCAGGAAGCTGCAGAGGGAACTGGAGGAGGCGTCGGAGGCTAACGATGCCCTGATCAGAGAGGTGTCCTCCCTCAAGAGCAAACTCAG ACGAGGAAACGACACCACCTCCTTTAGCCCCTCCCCCCGGCGGGCTGTGGGCGGAGCACGCCGGAGTCTGAAGGTAAACGCTGCGATTCCTGAGGAGGGCGGAGCTTCAGAACCTGTGGAACCTCAGACAGAACCAATCAACGGAGAGCAGGACGATCTGCAGTGA
- the nde1 gene encoding nuclear distribution protein nudE homolog 1: protein MNDSDPPTFSSVEGERDYWKEQAAKHQERSEELQDELQEFQQMSRDYEVELETELKQCEARNRDLLTSNNRLRMELESYKEKYEAQHSEACRQISTLEGDLAETTAIKDQLQKYIRELEQANDDLERAKRATIMSLEDFEQRMNHVIERNAFLESELDEKENLLESVQRLKDEARDLRQELAVKQKQERKPSLSVCMDGEKAETPIRTPVSSMLTTPARPPGSGSAFNTPPSSYSRIEGLTGTPLTTSARISALNIVGELLRKVGNLESKLASCRELHIQDRTPSRSLISPNTQMQSRDTIENQPNANGLCDKGMVKRLDFSQGSKMVL, encoded by the exons gtCAGAGGAACTTCAGGACGAGCTGCAGGAGTTCCAGCAGATGAGTCGTGATTATGAAGTTGAGCTGGAGACAGAGTTGAAACAGTGCGAAGCTCGAAACCGAGATCTCCTGACCTCCAACAACCGGTTGCGCATGGAGCTGGAGAGCTACAAG GAGAAGTATGAGGCGCAGCACTCTGAAGCCTGCAGACAGATTTCCACTCTGGAGGGAGACCTCGCAGAGACCACCGCCATTAAAGACCAGCTTCAGAAATACATCAGAGAATTGGAGCAGGCCAACGACGACTTGGAGAGAGCCAAGAG AGCCACAATTATGTCCCTGGAGGATTTCGAGCAGAGGATGAATCACGTAATCGAGAGGAATGCTTTTCTGGAGAGTGAACTGGATGAGAAGGAGAATCTGCTGGAGTCTGTGCAGAGGCTCAAGGACGAGGCCAGAG acttGAGGCAGGAGCTGGCGGTTAAACAGAAGCAGGAGCGTAAACCCTCACTGAGCGTGTGTATGGATGGTGAGAAAGCAGAGACCCCGATTCGCACCCCTGTTTCCTCTATGCTGACCACACCTGCAAGACCCCCAGGCTCTGGAAGCGCCTTTAACACACCTCCGTCATCATACAGCCGca tcGAAGGGTTAACCGGGACTCCTCTGACCACATCTGCCCGAATTTCTGCCCTGAACATTGTTGGAGAGTTGCTGAGGAAAGTGGGG AATTTGGAGTCGAAGCTGGCGTCCTGTCGTGAGCTTCACATACAGGACCGAACGCCGAGCAGGTCTCTGATCTCTCCCAACACTCAGATGCAGTCACGTGACACGATAGAGAACCAGCCCAATGCCAACGGACTCTGCGACAAGGG gATGGTGAAGCGGTTGGATTTCAGTCAGGGCTCGAAGATGGTGTTGTGA